A single genomic interval of Orcinus orca chromosome 19, mOrcOrc1.1, whole genome shotgun sequence harbors:
- the ENPP7 gene encoding ectonucleotide pyrophosphatase/phosphodiesterase family member 7 produces MRSPAVLLAVALATLLVPASGAPIQRQGSRNKLLLVSFDGFRWNYDQDVHTPNLDAMALDGVKARYMTPAFVTMTSPCHFTLVTGKYIENHGVVHNMFYNTSSKVKLPYHATLGIQTWWDNGSLPIWITAQRQGLKTGSFFYPGGNVTYQGEAVTLSRKEGILHNYKDEKEWRANIDTVMKWFTDEGLDLVTLYFGEPDSTGHKYGPESQQRKDMVRQVDRTVGYLRDSIRNSSLEGSLNLIIVSDHGMSTVNKKASDLVEFHKIANFTFKDIEFELLDYGPNGMLLPKEGKLEKVYKVLKDAHPRLHVYKKELFPKSFHYASHPRVTPLLMYSDPGYVIHGRVNVQFNKGEHGFDNSVMDMKTIFRAVGPSFKRGLEVEPFESIHVYELMCKLLGIVPEANDGALSTLLPTLSAEAGDGVLSTRLPTLSSEAGDGALSTWLPTLSSEAGDG; encoded by the exons ATGCGAAGCCCGGCTGTCCTCCTCGCCGTGGCTCTGGCCACCCTCCTGGTTCCAGCATCAGGGGCGCCCATCCAGCGGCAGGGGTCCCGGAACAAGCTACTCCTGGTGAGCTTCGATGGTTTCCGCTGGAACTATGACCAGGACGTGCACACCCCCAACCTGGACGCCATGGCTCTCGATGGGGTGAAGGCTCGCTACATGACTCCGGCCTTTGTCACCATGACCAGCCCCTGCCACTTCACTTTGGTCACCG GCAAATACATCGAGAACCACGGGGTGGTTCACAACATGTTCTACAACACGAGCAGCAAGGTGAAGCTGCCCTACCACGCCACACTGGGCATCCAGACGTGGTGGGACAACGGCAGCCTGCCCATCTGGATCACAGCCCAAAGGCAG GGCCTAAAGACCGGCTCCTTCTTCTACCCGGGCGGGAATGTCACCTATCAAGGCGAGGCCGTGACGCTGAGCCGGAAGGAAGGCATCCTGCACAACTACAAGGACGAGAAGGAATGGAGAGCCAACATCGACACTGTGATGAAGTGGTTCACAGACGAGGGCCTGGACCTGGTCACCCTCTACTTTGGGGAGCCAGACTCCACGGGCCACAAGTATGGCCCCGAGTCCCAGCAGAGGAAGGATATGGTAAGGCAGGTGGACAGGACCGTGGGCTACCTCCGGGACAGCATCAGGAACAGCAGCCTGGAGGGCAGCCTCAACCTGATCATCGTGTCCGACCATGGCATGAGCACCGTCAACAAGAAGGCCAGCGACCTGGTGGAGTTCCACAAGATCGCTAACTTCACCTTCAAGGACATTGAGTTCGAGCTCCTAGACTACGGACCAAACGGGATGCTGCTCCCCAAGGAAGGAAAGCTGGAGAAGGTATACAAGGTCCTCAAGGACGCCCACCCCAGACTCCACGTCTACAAGAAGGAGCTCTTCCCCAAGTCCTTCCACTACGCCAGCCACCCCAGGGTCACCCCCCTGCTCATGTACAGTGACCCTGGCTACGTCATCCATGGG AGAGTGAACGTGCAGTTCAACAAAGGGGAGCACGGCTTCGACAACAGCGTCATGGACATGAAGACCATCTTCCGGGCCGTGGGCCCCAGCTTCAAGAGGGGCCTGGAGGTGGAGCCCTTTGAGAGCATCCATGTGTACGAGCTCATGTGCAAACTGCTGGGCATCGTGCCCGAGGCCAATGACGGGGCCCTCAGCACCCTGCTGCCCACACTCAGCGCCGAGGCCGGCGACGGGGTCCTCAGCACCCGGCTGCCCACACTCAGCTCCGAGGCCGGCGACGGGGCCCTCAGCACCTGGCTGCCCACACTCAGCTCCGAAGCCGGCGATGGG